From a single Nostoc edaphicum CCNP1411 genomic region:
- a CDS encoding ABC transporter permease: MQRYLKVLRLFWGAAIAAELEYRINFFIATLSSLGNLAGSLFGLFLFYRTGYTFSGWSWEAALVVLGIFTLLQGFSATFLASNLNRIVRHVQEGTLDFILLKPIRSQFWLSTHTLSPWGMPDLVFGSIIIGYAGQRLGVGIDDYLLGVLPLLFSLVILYSLWFMLGATSIWFVKIYNVTEVLRGLLEAGRYPIAAYPTAYRFFFTFVMPVAFLTTVPAQALLGRSEISWLIGAVILAVALFFVSTWFWRFALRFYTSASS, translated from the coding sequence ATGCAAAGATATTTGAAAGTACTAAGACTATTTTGGGGTGCTGCGATCGCAGCTGAGTTGGAATATCGGATTAATTTTTTCATAGCTACCCTCAGCAGTTTGGGAAATCTTGCCGGCAGCCTCTTTGGACTATTCTTGTTTTACCGCACTGGCTATACTTTTAGTGGCTGGTCATGGGAAGCAGCTTTAGTAGTTCTAGGAATTTTTACCTTACTGCAAGGATTTTCTGCTACGTTTCTGGCGTCGAACTTAAATCGCATTGTCCGCCATGTCCAGGAAGGCACTTTGGATTTTATATTATTAAAACCTATCCGCAGTCAGTTTTGGCTTTCCACCCATACCCTCTCACCTTGGGGAATGCCGGATCTAGTTTTTGGTAGTATTATTATTGGCTACGCAGGTCAACGTCTGGGTGTAGGAATAGACGACTATCTACTTGGCGTGCTGCCGTTATTGTTCAGCTTGGTGATTTTGTACAGCCTGTGGTTTATGCTGGGAGCAACAAGTATTTGGTTCGTCAAAATATACAACGTTACTGAAGTGTTGCGTGGTTTATTAGAAGCTGGAAGATATCCCATTGCCGCATATCCCACGGCTTACCGCTTTTTCTTCACCTTTGTGATGCCAGTAGCTTTTTTAACCACTGTACCAGCCCAAGCATTGTTGGGTCGGAGTGAAATTAGCTGGTTGATAGGTGCAGTAATATTAGCAGTAGCGCTGTTTTTTGTTTCTACTTGGTTTTGGCGGTTTGCGTTGCGGTTTTATACTAGCGCTTCGAGTTAA
- a CDS encoding J domain-containing protein, with translation MSNDKLKRLRFDINEAYEILGLEPGASQAQVKRTYRKLVKIWHPDRFVDQKQKQEAEEKIKSINGAYNKLKSESPSEPPISKNPSSSSPKNPPKISVNRWDAETFYTLGVENATEGRYEDAIADFTHAIRLNPHYIDAYKYRGLVCSQLGYEYRAASDLNKAAQIEEELRNPGSTRRSCSPKHVSKTTPLVERFCQRIKSLLRLNRRWR, from the coding sequence ATGTCTAACGACAAGCTGAAGCGTTTACGCTTCGATATCAATGAGGCTTATGAAATTCTGGGGCTGGAACCCGGTGCGTCTCAAGCACAGGTGAAGCGAACCTACCGTAAACTGGTGAAAATTTGGCATCCTGATCGCTTTGTTGATCAAAAGCAAAAACAGGAAGCTGAGGAAAAAATCAAATCAATCAACGGAGCTTACAATAAGCTCAAATCTGAAAGTCCATCTGAGCCTCCTATTTCTAAAAATCCATCTTCATCTTCGCCTAAAAATCCGCCAAAAATATCTGTCAATCGTTGGGATGCAGAAACTTTCTATACTTTAGGAGTAGAGAATGCTACAGAAGGAAGATATGAGGATGCGATCGCAGATTTTACCCACGCAATTCGTCTCAATCCTCACTACATTGACGCATATAAATATCGTGGGCTAGTTTGCTCACAATTGGGATATGAATATAGAGCCGCTTCAGATTTAAATAAAGCTGCACAAATAGAAGAAGAGTTAAGAAATCCGGGGAGTACACGTAGATCATGCTCACCTAAGCATGTATCAAAGACTACACCTTTAGTAGAAAGATTTTGTCAGAGGATAAAAAGTTTACTGCGGCTAAATCGGCGTTGGAGATAA
- a CDS encoding GuaB3 family IMP dehydrogenase-related protein: protein MEIQLGRGKTARRAYGIDEIALAPGNRTLDPSLADTKWRIGNIEREIPIIASAMDGVVDVRMAVRLSQLGALGVLNLEGIQTRYADPEPILDRIASVGKDDFVALMQELYAEPIKPELIEQRIQEIKQQGGIAAVSATPAGASKYGEAVAKAGADLFFVQATVVSTAHLSPESLVPLDLAEFCRSMPIPVVLGNCVTYEVTLNLLKAGAAGVLVGIGPGAACTSRGVLGVGVPQATAIADCAAARDDYYKETGNYIPIIADGGLITGGDICKCIACGADGVMIGSPFARAEEAPGRGYHWGMATPSPVLPRGTRIRVATTGSLEQILIGPAGLDDGTHNLLGALKTSMGTLGAKNIKEMQQVEVVIAPSLLTEGKVYQKAQQLGMGK from the coding sequence GTGGAAATTCAACTTGGGCGGGGAAAAACAGCTCGCAGAGCTTACGGAATAGATGAAATTGCTCTAGCCCCCGGTAACAGAACACTAGACCCCAGTTTGGCGGATACTAAGTGGCGTATTGGCAATATTGAGCGAGAAATCCCGATAATTGCCAGTGCAATGGATGGTGTAGTAGATGTTCGTATGGCTGTACGTTTGTCACAGTTAGGAGCATTAGGTGTCCTCAATTTAGAGGGGATTCAAACTCGCTATGCTGACCCAGAGCCAATATTAGATCGGATTGCCTCTGTGGGGAAAGATGATTTTGTTGCCTTAATGCAAGAACTCTATGCCGAACCAATAAAACCGGAATTAATTGAACAACGTATTCAGGAAATTAAACAACAAGGTGGGATTGCGGCGGTAAGTGCAACTCCAGCCGGTGCAAGTAAATACGGTGAGGCGGTGGCAAAAGCTGGGGCCGATTTATTTTTTGTGCAGGCTACGGTAGTTTCTACTGCACATCTGTCACCAGAGTCTTTGGTACCACTTGATTTAGCAGAATTTTGCCGTTCCATGCCCATCCCCGTGGTGTTGGGGAATTGTGTGACTTACGAAGTCACTTTGAATTTGTTGAAAGCTGGGGCGGCTGGGGTACTGGTGGGAATTGGGCCTGGGGCGGCTTGTACGTCCCGTGGCGTGTTGGGTGTGGGTGTGCCACAAGCGACTGCGATCGCAGATTGTGCAGCAGCACGAGATGATTACTACAAGGAAACTGGCAACTATATCCCCATTATTGCTGATGGCGGTTTAATCACCGGTGGCGACATTTGCAAATGCATCGCCTGCGGTGCCGATGGTGTGATGATTGGTTCCCCCTTTGCCAGAGCCGAAGAAGCCCCAGGACGAGGTTATCATTGGGGTATGGCGACTCCCAGTCCAGTCTTACCCCGTGGCACCCGGATTCGCGTTGCCACAACCGGTAGCCTAGAGCAAATACTCATTGGCCCAGCCGGACTAGATGATGGCACTCACAATCTTTTAGGAGCCTTAAAGACGAGTATGGGTACTTTGGGAGCTAAAAATATTAAAGAAATGCAACAAGTGGAAGTTGTGATTGCGCCTTCCCTATTAACTGAGGGTAAAGTTTACCAAAAAGCTCAACAATTAGGTATGGGGAAATAA
- a CDS encoding DUF1772 domain-containing protein, which translates to MTTADHLLFALKLFTALGCGLVAGVFFAFSTFVMNALARLQPREGMSAMQSINITAINPLFMMALFGTALACLFLAITSLSKWHQPDAVYLLIGSLLYLVGTVVVTIAFNVPLNDALAIAKPDSTEGADLWARYLTTWTLWNHVRTIAAFGAAALLTSALCKQTVQ; encoded by the coding sequence ATGACAACTGCTGACCACTTACTTTTTGCATTGAAACTTTTCACTGCCTTGGGCTGCGGACTTGTGGCGGGAGTCTTCTTTGCTTTCTCGACTTTTGTAATGAATGCTCTTGCTCGACTTCAGCCAAGAGAAGGCATGTCCGCCATGCAATCGATTAATATCACAGCGATCAATCCATTGTTTATGATGGCGCTGTTTGGAACGGCTTTGGCTTGCCTCTTTCTGGCGATCACCTCGCTGTCAAAGTGGCATCAACCCGATGCTGTTTACTTACTAATTGGTAGCCTACTTTATCTAGTTGGCACTGTTGTGGTGACGATCGCCTTCAATGTGCCGCTGAATGATGCCCTGGCGATCGCCAAACCAGATAGCACTGAGGGTGCAGACTTGTGGGCTAGATATCTGACCACCTGGACGCTCTGGAACCATGTTCGGACGATAGCAGCGTTTGGGGCAGCAGCATTGCTGACGAGTGCGCTCTGTAAGCAAACAGTGCAATAG
- a CDS encoding cytochrome P450, whose amino-acid sequence MNNRIPPGSFGIPVLGETLSFVFDRDFARKRYQQYGSIFKTHLLGRPTVVMAGSEALEFVLSSHIENFSWREGWPNNFKTLLGESLFLQDGEEHRRNRRLMMPALHGPALANYVSTMEDITRSYLQKWEKKQEFTWFQEFKQLTFDIASQLLLGTRPGPECVRLSQLFAAMTNGLFAINPLPLPFTTFGKAIAARNEILEHLTQVVREHQQNPTKDALSLLVQAQDEEGNRMSEKELIAQSLLLLFAGHETTTSMLTWLCVELAHHPEVLEKARVEQLQLASQGDLDLEQLGKMPYLEQVLWEVERLHQPVGGGFRGVIKDFEFKGYHVPAGWQLLYSIMITHSLKEIYLEPERFDPDRFSPQRQEHKKYPFSLVGFGGGPRICIGIAFAKMEMKIIAAHLLRDYHWEILPNQSLETVLVPSNRPKDGLRVRFQPR is encoded by the coding sequence ATGAATAATCGAATTCCTCCTGGAAGCTTTGGTATACCTGTATTAGGTGAAACACTGTCCTTTGTTTTCGACCGTGATTTTGCCAGAAAGCGTTATCAACAGTATGGGTCTATCTTCAAAACCCATCTTCTTGGCAGACCAACTGTGGTAATGGCTGGGTCGGAGGCATTAGAGTTCGTTTTGTCAAGCCATATCGAGAATTTTTCTTGGCGGGAGGGATGGCCTAATAATTTCAAGACATTACTGGGTGAATCACTTTTTCTGCAAGATGGAGAGGAACATCGTAGAAACCGCCGCTTGATGATGCCGGCATTGCATGGCCCAGCATTGGCGAATTATGTCTCCACAATGGAAGATATCACACGTAGTTATCTCCAAAAGTGGGAGAAAAAACAGGAGTTTACTTGGTTTCAAGAGTTTAAACAGTTGACATTTGATATTGCTAGTCAGTTGTTGTTGGGTACGCGTCCTGGCCCCGAATGTGTGCGCCTCAGCCAGTTGTTTGCAGCCATGACAAATGGACTGTTTGCGATTAATCCATTGCCCTTACCATTTACGACATTTGGTAAAGCCATAGCAGCGCGTAATGAAATTTTAGAGCATCTAACTCAAGTAGTTAGAGAACATCAGCAAAATCCAACTAAAGACGCTCTGAGTTTATTAGTGCAAGCCCAAGACGAAGAGGGTAACCGGATGAGTGAAAAAGAACTCATCGCCCAGTCGTTACTATTACTCTTCGCAGGACATGAAACAACTACTTCGATGTTGACTTGGTTGTGTGTAGAGTTAGCCCATCATCCAGAAGTACTCGAAAAAGCAAGAGTTGAACAATTACAACTTGCAAGTCAAGGTGATTTGGATTTAGAACAATTGGGGAAAATGCCCTATTTAGAGCAGGTTTTGTGGGAAGTCGAAAGATTGCATCAACCTGTTGGAGGTGGGTTTCGTGGTGTAATTAAAGACTTTGAGTTTAAAGGTTATCACGTGCCGGCTGGTTGGCAGTTGTTATATTCAATTATGATCACTCACAGCCTAAAAGAAATTTACCTTGAACCAGAGCGTTTTGATCCAGATCGTTTTAGTCCCCAGCGCCAAGAACATAAAAAATATCCTTTTAGTTTAGTTGGTTTCGGTGGTGGGCCGCGCATCTGTATTGGTATAGCCTTTGCCAAAATGGAAATGAAGATTATTGCTGCCCACCTTCTACGCGATTATCATTGGGAGATATTACCCAATCAAAGTTTAGAAACAGTTTTAGTTCCTAGCAATCGCCCTAAAGATGGGTTGCGGGTTAGATTTCAACCTCGGTGA
- a CDS encoding exopolysaccharide biosynthesis protein, with the protein MAKLSNELQRYFFEEERPSKVTLAEILLLAKERVFGFLLVILSLPSALPVPAPGYSTPFGILIFLLAVQLIAGAKIPWLPERMMNHPIQLTTVQGFLKAGIPWLKRIEAIARPRLSYICTTLPGRVTIGVAIALMAISMMIPIPGTNTLPAMGIFVTSFGLSEDDGAISLGGLVMCVLGAVLTTSILVALVWGGSSLLDIIKTWLGR; encoded by the coding sequence ATGGCTAAACTGTCTAACGAATTACAACGCTATTTTTTTGAGGAAGAACGACCCTCAAAAGTAACTTTGGCAGAGATTTTACTGTTAGCAAAAGAAAGAGTTTTTGGATTTTTGCTAGTTATTTTGTCTTTACCTTCCGCTTTGCCAGTTCCAGCACCGGGATACTCAACTCCTTTCGGCATCCTAATTTTTCTATTAGCGGTACAGCTAATTGCCGGCGCCAAAATCCCTTGGCTACCTGAGAGGATGATGAATCATCCTATACAACTCACAACAGTTCAGGGGTTTTTAAAGGCAGGGATTCCTTGGTTAAAAAGAATTGAAGCGATCGCTCGTCCTCGTTTGAGCTATATCTGTACTACTTTACCAGGTAGAGTGACCATTGGTGTAGCGATCGCCTTGATGGCAATTTCCATGATGATTCCCATTCCAGGAACTAATACCCTGCCAGCAATGGGAATTTTTGTAACTAGCTTTGGCTTATCGGAAGATGATGGTGCTATCAGCCTCGGTGGTTTAGTGATGTGTGTGCTGGGGGCAGTTTTAACTACTTCCATACTAGTGGCACTGGTTTGGGGTGGTTCCAGTCTTCTTGACATCATCAAGACTTGGTTAGGTCGTTAA
- a CDS encoding response regulator transcription factor — translation MKILLVEDDVLLSTALFELLSANCYTIDIASNGQAGLELALSTEYELILLDWLIPKLDGISLCRQLRSQGYRKSILLLTGKNSNADIVAGLDTGADDYVIKPFNPEALLSQNSLFMTTQ, via the coding sequence ATGAAAATTTTGTTGGTAGAGGATGACGTATTACTGAGTACAGCACTCTTCGAGTTGTTGAGTGCAAATTGTTATACTATCGATATCGCAAGCAATGGGCAAGCTGGATTAGAACTAGCACTATCGACTGAATATGAGTTGATTTTGCTGGACTGGTTAATTCCAAAACTGGATGGCATTAGCTTATGCCGGCAACTGCGATCGCAAGGCTACCGTAAATCTATTCTGTTGCTAACTGGGAAAAATTCTAATGCAGACATTGTTGCTGGGTTAGATACCGGAGCAGATGATTACGTCATTAAGCCATTCAACCCAGAAGCATTACTAAGCCAGAATTCGCTCTTTATGACGACGCAATGA
- a CDS encoding TatD family hydrolase produces MQLIDTHVHLNFDSFQPDLATVRSRWQEAGVVRLVHSCVQPEEFSSIQSIAKEFPEISFAVGLHPLDADKWNSETAEKIKTLASSDSNVVAIGEMGLDFYKADNYEQQYMVFESQLAIASELNLPVIIHCRDAAVATREVLQKWRKLKGERVRGVMHCWGGTPEETQWFLDLGFYISFSGTVTFKNAKAIQSSAAMVSRDRLLIETDCPFLSPVPKRGERRNEPAYVLYVAEQVAKLRQETVEAIAHQTTQNACKLFGLSISGVP; encoded by the coding sequence ATGCAACTGATAGACACACACGTACATCTCAACTTTGATAGTTTTCAGCCGGATTTAGCAACTGTGCGATCGCGGTGGCAAGAAGCAGGTGTAGTGCGTTTGGTACATTCCTGTGTTCAGCCAGAGGAGTTTTCCAGTATTCAATCCATAGCCAAAGAGTTTCCCGAAATCAGCTTTGCAGTGGGATTACATCCTTTAGATGCTGATAAATGGAATAGCGAGACAGCCGAGAAAATCAAAACTTTAGCTAGTTCTGACTCGAATGTGGTAGCAATTGGGGAAATGGGGCTGGACTTTTACAAAGCTGATAACTACGAGCAACAGTACATGGTGTTCGAGTCACAGTTGGCGATCGCGTCTGAACTCAACTTACCAGTGATTATTCACTGCCGCGATGCTGCTGTAGCAACCAGAGAAGTGTTGCAAAAATGGCGGAAACTCAAAGGAGAAAGAGTGCGGGGTGTCATGCATTGTTGGGGAGGAACACCAGAAGAAACTCAATGGTTTCTGGATTTGGGCTTTTACATCAGCTTTAGCGGAACGGTAACGTTCAAAAACGCCAAAGCGATCCAATCCTCAGCTGCAATGGTGAGTCGCGATCGCCTACTGATTGAAACAGACTGTCCTTTCCTATCCCCAGTTCCGAAGCGGGGTGAGAGACGCAACGAACCTGCTTACGTGCTTTATGTAGCCGAGCAAGTAGCTAAACTGCGTCAGGAAACGGTAGAGGCGATCGCCCATCAAACCACCCAAAATGCCTGTAAATTATTCGGTCTGTCAATATCAGGTGTGCCCTAG
- a CDS encoding tocopherol cyclase family protein, translating to MLTIPMNLLQSTQTPHSGYHWDGSSRRFFEGWYYRVTLPEIGQTFAFMYSIEDPIGDKPHSGGAAQILGPDDEYLCRTFPDVNKFWGSRDVLGLGHWGKTNLQVSPLYLLPAEFEHHVQEGYQATATLNQGIICDRATNNYCRWEYEIQPVYGWGNQNSIQQSTAGWLSFLQIFEPGWQILMAHGLASGKIDWNGKIYEFTNAPAYGEKNWGGAFPQKWFWINCNFFEGEPELALTAGGGRRGVLWWMESVAMIGLHYQGKFYEFVPWNSQVEWKIQPWGRWQMKASNSNYEIELTGTSHLPAAPLRAPTAEGLRYCCRDTMQGKLNLELRELNGRKSKIILKAESLLCGLEVGGGSWDNCWQSD from the coding sequence ATGTTAACTATTCCGATGAATCTTCTCCAATCAACCCAAACGCCCCATTCTGGTTATCACTGGGATGGAAGTAGTCGCCGCTTCTTTGAAGGCTGGTATTATCGCGTCACGTTGCCGGAAATTGGACAGACATTCGCCTTTATGTACTCTATTGAAGACCCCATCGGCGATAAACCCCACAGTGGTGGTGCAGCCCAAATCCTCGGCCCAGATGATGAATATTTATGTCGTACTTTTCCTGATGTCAACAAATTTTGGGGTAGTCGGGATGTCCTAGGTTTAGGTCATTGGGGTAAAACCAATTTGCAAGTTTCTCCCCTATACCTCCTCCCAGCAGAGTTTGAGCATCATGTACAAGAAGGCTATCAAGCTACAGCCACCTTGAATCAGGGAATAATTTGCGATCGCGCCACCAATAATTATTGTCGTTGGGAGTATGAAATTCAACCAGTATACGGTTGGGGAAATCAAAACAGCATTCAGCAATCAACCGCAGGCTGGCTGTCATTCTTGCAGATTTTTGAACCCGGATGGCAAATTTTGATGGCTCACGGTTTAGCCAGTGGAAAGATTGACTGGAATGGCAAAATCTACGAATTCACCAACGCCCCAGCTTACGGAGAGAAAAATTGGGGTGGTGCTTTTCCTCAAAAATGGTTTTGGATAAATTGTAATTTCTTTGAAGGCGAACCCGAATTAGCATTAACTGCTGGCGGTGGGCGGCGGGGCGTGCTGTGGTGGATGGAATCTGTAGCGATGATTGGCTTGCACTATCAAGGCAAGTTTTATGAATTCGTTCCCTGGAATTCACAAGTAGAGTGGAAAATTCAGCCTTGGGGTAGATGGCAAATGAAAGCTAGTAACTCAAATTACGAAATTGAATTGACAGGAACCAGCCATCTACCTGCTGCACCTCTACGTGCGCCCACAGCAGAAGGTTTAAGATATTGTTGCCGAGACACTATGCAAGGAAAGCTAAATTTAGAGTTACGAGAACTAAATGGAAGAAAATCTAAAATAATCCTCAAAGCAGAAAGTCTTCTTTGTGGTTTAGAAGTAGGCGGCGGCTCTTGGGATAATTGTTGGCAGTCTGACTAA
- a CDS encoding YdcF family protein, which produces MAFVLPLFVWWGYKEVQNQFVQPQAVIVLGGSTRRLEREKFTAKFVSEHPNIPIWITGGSPPTFTQRVFTKAGIDPKRLHLDYEAVDTVTNFTTLVDDLQARGIKSVYLITSDFHMRRACVIGEIILGSRGIYLKPVPVPSENPPESIEKSIRDGARAIIWLATGYTGVDAAKKKR; this is translated from the coding sequence ATGGCTTTTGTCCTACCGCTATTCGTATGGTGGGGATACAAAGAAGTACAAAACCAATTTGTACAGCCGCAAGCAGTTATAGTGTTGGGTGGTTCAACGAGACGTTTAGAGAGAGAGAAGTTTACAGCAAAATTTGTTAGTGAGCATCCAAATATACCGATTTGGATTACTGGCGGTAGTCCACCTACATTCACCCAACGAGTGTTTACCAAAGCTGGTATTGATCCCAAACGTTTACACTTGGACTACGAAGCAGTAGATACAGTTACTAATTTTACTACGTTAGTAGATGATTTGCAAGCTCGTGGCATCAAGAGTGTTTACTTGATTACTTCAGACTTCCACATGCGCCGGGCTTGTGTCATCGGCGAAATTATTTTGGGTAGTCGGGGTATTTATTTAAAACCAGTGCCAGTTCCTTCAGAAAACCCCCCTGAATCTATCGAAAAATCGATTCGTGATGGAGCTAGAGCCATAATTTGGTTAGCAACTGGTTACACCGGTGTCGATGCTGCGAAAAAGAAACGGTAA
- the urtE gene encoding urea ABC transporter ATP-binding subunit UrtE encodes MLKISNLNVYYGESHILRNVDLSVPSGQMVCLIGRNGVGKTTLLKTIMGLLKPRSGTINLAEELINSKSPDQRAKLGIGYVPQGREIIPRLTVKENLLLGLEARRKPVKKAEIPEEVFSLFPVLKTMLSRMGGDLSGGQQQQLAIARALMGEPQLLVLDEPTEGIQPSIILEIETAVRRIVETTGISVLLVEQHLHFVRQADYYYAMQKGGIVASGSTTELSQDVIQRFLAV; translated from the coding sequence GTGCTAAAAATCTCTAACCTCAACGTTTACTACGGCGAAAGTCACATTCTCCGCAATGTAGATTTAAGCGTGCCATCTGGGCAAATGGTTTGCCTAATTGGACGCAATGGCGTAGGGAAAACTACTTTACTCAAAACAATTATGGGTTTACTCAAACCCCGCAGCGGTACTATTAACTTAGCTGAAGAATTAATCAACTCAAAATCCCCAGACCAAAGGGCAAAGTTGGGAATTGGTTATGTCCCCCAAGGACGAGAAATTATCCCCCGGTTGACAGTCAAAGAAAATTTGCTGCTGGGGTTGGAAGCTAGACGCAAACCAGTAAAAAAAGCAGAAATTCCAGAGGAAGTTTTTAGCTTATTCCCGGTGTTAAAAACTATGCTTTCGCGGATGGGTGGCGATTTGAGTGGTGGACAACAGCAACAATTAGCGATCGCACGTGCTTTAATGGGAGAACCTCAATTACTCGTCTTAGATGAACCCACGGAAGGTATTCAACCCTCCATCATTCTAGAAATTGAAACCGCAGTCCGTCGCATCGTCGAAACCACAGGCATTTCTGTTTTATTGGTAGAGCAACATTTGCACTTTGTCCGCCAGGCGGATTACTATTACGCGATGCAAAAAGGTGGTATTGTCGCCTCCGGTTCCACTACCGAACTCAGCCAAGATGTGATTCAACGCTTTTTAGCTGTTTAA
- the rpsT gene encoding 30S ribosomal protein S20, with amino-acid sequence MANTKSALKRAEIAERNRLRNKAYKSAVKTLMKKYFNAVAACTANPTPELKQEAQARLSEAYGKIDKAIKRGVLHPNNGARKKSRLAHRLKPLTQTAE; translated from the coding sequence GTGGCGAATACAAAGTCTGCTCTCAAGCGTGCCGAAATCGCAGAACGTAACCGACTGCGTAATAAAGCTTACAAATCAGCAGTCAAGACGCTGATGAAGAAATACTTTAATGCTGTAGCTGCCTGTACAGCTAATCCTACCCCAGAATTAAAACAAGAAGCACAGGCTCGGTTATCCGAGGCTTACGGCAAAATCGATAAAGCAATCAAACGGGGTGTCCTTCACCCCAACAATGGGGCAAGGAAAAAGTCAAGATTGGCTCACAGATTAAAACCCCTCACACAAACAGCTGAGTAG